From the Candidatus Brocadia sp. genome, one window contains:
- a CDS encoding radical SAM protein produces the protein MKYTLCITQRCNMRCDYCYIDKKETTLSLSIAKKIIDFVFKNTPSEEKIDIGFFGGEPLLEFELMKKITELIENHPSFNNTLVELTVVTNGTIFSDEIADFLNEHNIGFCLSCDGPPFIQDTFRYFPNGKGSSTVVTNTIRRAKEVLSSVLVNAVYHPETFQYLPQVVEYLASLGLKRIYLNPDFSAPWSKKEAELLPEIYGQISRQYIDYYLQQNPHFISLIDSKIAAILREGYKPLERCRMGTGEFAFTPSGNIYPCERLIGADTGNGHCIGNITDGLNRERMFCKTDPDKEINTECISCSLKDYCMNWCGCSNYFSSGYYNRVSPFLCASERTAIITAFNTFRTLEEKLGSVFFNNLIEVHTANCMIGE, from the coding sequence ATGAAATATACACTATGCATTACGCAACGATGTAATATGCGATGCGATTATTGTTACATCGACAAAAAGGAAACGACGCTGTCTCTATCCATCGCAAAAAAGATTATTGATTTTGTTTTTAAAAATACCCCTTCTGAAGAAAAGATTGATATCGGTTTCTTCGGTGGCGAACCGCTTCTTGAATTTGAACTCATGAAAAAAATAACTGAATTGATAGAAAATCATCCATCGTTTAATAATACATTGGTAGAGCTTACCGTTGTAACGAATGGGACAATTTTTTCTGATGAAATAGCTGATTTTTTGAATGAACACAATATAGGATTCTGCTTAAGTTGCGATGGTCCTCCATTTATACAGGATACGTTTAGGTACTTCCCAAATGGTAAGGGAAGTTCAACTGTTGTCACGAACACGATAAGACGCGCAAAAGAGGTTCTCTCCTCCGTTCTTGTTAATGCGGTTTATCATCCTGAGACTTTTCAATATTTACCTCAAGTTGTGGAATATCTTGCTTCCCTTGGACTAAAGCGGATCTATTTAAACCCTGATTTTTCAGCGCCTTGGTCGAAAAAAGAAGCTGAATTACTTCCTGAAATTTATGGTCAGATTTCAAGACAGTATATTGATTATTATCTTCAGCAAAATCCCCATTTTATCAGCTTAATTGACAGCAAGATAGCCGCTATTTTGCGCGAAGGATACAAACCGCTTGAACGCTGCAGAATGGGAACCGGAGAGTTTGCCTTCACACCTTCTGGAAATATTTATCCCTGCGAGAGACTTATCGGCGCAGACACGGGAAATGGACACTGTATTGGCAATATCACTGATGGGTTAAACAGAGAGCGAATGTTTTGCAAAACAGACCCTGACAAAGAAATTAACACCGAATGCATATCGTGTAGTCTGAAGGATTACTGCATGAATTGGTGCGGCTGCTCAAATTATTTTTCATCCGGGTATTATAACCGGGTAAGTCCGTTCTTATGCGCTTCAGAAAGAACTGCGATTATTACTGCATTTAATACCTTCCGAACCCTTGAGGAAAAACTTGGATCAGTCTTTTTTAACAATCTAATAGAAGTACATACTGCAAACTGTATGATTGGAGAATAG
- a CDS encoding peptidase S8: MKEKHIVLRTTREATRDVFLGPFSQPRGVESIPAGLSVEVEEIDRGKILALTRNADVLAVAPSFPMKLITPFEDQATTRPAAGEIAWGIQAVGADTSPFTGDGVVVAVLDTGIDGSHPAFSGVNIVQKDFTAEGNGDQHGHGTHCAGTIFGRTVDDVRIGVAPGVKKALIGKVLGAEGGSSEQIVSAIQWAVENGANVISMSLGMDFPGYVEWLKETQGFPSELATSRALEGYRENVQLFERLASLIRAQGAFLQATIIIAAAGNESRRDENPDFEIAVSPPAVAEGIISVAALGQGDNGFTVAAFSNTGANVSAPGVGVLSAKLGGGLSSKSGTSMATPHVAGVAALWAEKIKKTGVLTSLHLTSRLIGTAITDGLSGLDPFDIGAGLARAPQV, translated from the coding sequence ATGAAAGAGAAACACATTGTCTTACGGACCACTCGTGAAGCTACTCGTGACGTATTCCTTGGACCATTCTCGCAACCACGGGGAGTCGAATCAATCCCCGCAGGATTGTCCGTCGAGGTCGAGGAGATTGACCGAGGCAAAATCTTAGCATTAACTCGCAATGCCGATGTCCTCGCTGTTGCTCCCTCATTCCCGATGAAGCTAATCACCCCCTTTGAGGATCAAGCCACCACAAGGCCTGCCGCCGGTGAAATTGCCTGGGGTATACAAGCCGTAGGGGCGGATACATCGCCTTTTACCGGCGATGGGGTCGTAGTTGCTGTGCTTGATACGGGAATCGATGGTTCACATCCGGCATTTTCAGGCGTGAACATCGTTCAGAAGGACTTTACAGCCGAAGGCAACGGTGATCAGCATGGGCATGGTACGCATTGTGCCGGCACCATTTTTGGCAGAACAGTCGATGACGTACGGATAGGGGTTGCACCGGGGGTGAAGAAGGCACTGATTGGTAAGGTGCTTGGTGCAGAAGGTGGATCGAGTGAACAGATCGTCAGCGCTATCCAATGGGCCGTAGAGAATGGCGCCAATGTGATTTCCATGTCCCTGGGTATGGACTTTCCGGGCTATGTTGAGTGGTTAAAGGAAACACAAGGTTTTCCCTCTGAATTGGCAACCTCCCGAGCACTGGAGGGCTACAGGGAAAACGTGCAATTGTTCGAACGACTCGCTTCGCTTATACGAGCCCAGGGGGCTTTTTTACAGGCGACTATCATCATCGCAGCCGCAGGCAATGAGAGTCGAAGGGATGAAAATCCAGACTTCGAGATTGCGGTCAGTCCGCCTGCTGTAGCCGAGGGCATCATCTCAGTCGCTGCCCTTGGCCAGGGAGACAATGGCTTCACAGTTGCGGCATTCTCGAATACCGGCGCCAATGTCTCTGCCCCGGGTGTTGGAGTTCTTTCTGCTAAGCTTGGAGGTGGGTTAAGTTCGAAGAGCGGAACCAGTATGGCTACTCCCCATGTTGCCGGTGTGGCTGCACTATGGGCGGAGAAGATTAAGAAAACTGGAGTGCTTACCTCTTTGCACCTGACCTCCCGGCTGATCGGCACAGCAATTACCGATGGCCTAAGTGGATTAGATCCTTTTGACATTGGTGCCGGGTTGGCTCGCGCTCCTCAAGTGTAA